The proteins below come from a single Desulfomicrobium escambiense DSM 10707 genomic window:
- the pgl gene encoding 6-phosphogluconolactonase yields MASVATVITDTNQNELLRKVAARICGALCGVLVERGRAVLGVPGGRSVAGVFEAMRQERLDWGQVHVFLVDERLVPMDHPDSNFRLLREHLVDPLAREGRMPPQAHPFPGDAPDPQRAARDYDGALAELGSRFDVVLLSAGEDGHVASLFPDHHSLMDARHGFFVMDDAPKPPPGRMSASASLLRACGTGVLLFAGRAKAAAFARFTDPSASVSSCPAKLMLQMGNPFVFTDLT; encoded by the coding sequence ATGGCATCGGTGGCGACGGTCATCACGGACACGAATCAGAACGAGCTGCTGCGGAAAGTCGCCGCGCGCATTTGCGGCGCGCTGTGCGGCGTCCTCGTCGAGCGGGGCCGGGCGGTTCTCGGGGTGCCCGGCGGCAGGAGCGTGGCCGGGGTTTTCGAGGCCATGCGGCAGGAGCGGCTGGACTGGGGGCAGGTCCATGTCTTTCTGGTCGACGAGCGGCTGGTCCCCATGGACCACCCCGACAGCAACTTCAGGCTGCTGCGCGAGCACCTTGTGGACCCTCTGGCCCGGGAGGGGCGGATGCCCCCACAGGCCCATCCGTTCCCTGGCGACGCCCCGGACCCGCAGCGGGCGGCGCGGGACTACGACGGGGCCCTGGCGGAACTGGGTTCCCGGTTCGACGTCGTTCTGCTCAGCGCGGGCGAGGACGGGCACGTGGCGTCCCTTTTTCCGGACCACCACTCCCTCATGGACGCGCGGCACGGGTTTTTCGTCATGGACGATGCGCCCAAGCCCCCGCCGGGCAGGATGAGCGCGTCGGCGTCCCTCCTGCGCGCCTGCGGGACCGGTGTCCTGCTTTTCGCCGGCCGGGCCAAGGCCGCGGCGTTCGCCCGATTCACGGATCCTTCCGCCTCCGTGTCCTCCTGTCCGGCCAAGCTGATGCTGCAAATGGGGAATCCCTTCGTGTTCACGGATCTCACGTGA
- a CDS encoding DUF3313 domain-containing protein → MKKCMLVALMLSVCACAGTGNNTVQKDFNPVNHFLGADYSMLRENPDLKGGLGWRNPAFNPATYSAMYVEPVMLWRAEDMARESGLKIGELELLATYFHDVLTRVPDGTGMKLAARPGPGVISVKAAVTEVEAGSPVSNVLTSVIPVGILLSAGKQAVTGQGMGVGKCAVEIRFVDAVTGENVAMFADTKVGRKYDSAGFTKTGQTEEAMNEWAELLQKRIAVVWGQAR, encoded by the coding sequence ATGAAGAAGTGCATGCTTGTCGCGTTGATGCTGTCCGTGTGCGCGTGCGCGGGCACGGGCAACAACACGGTCCAGAAGGACTTCAACCCTGTAAACCATTTTCTCGGTGCAGACTATTCGATGTTGCGGGAAAACCCGGATCTGAAGGGAGGGCTTGGGTGGCGCAACCCGGCGTTCAACCCTGCAACCTACTCGGCCATGTACGTCGAACCCGTGATGCTGTGGCGCGCCGAGGACATGGCCAGGGAGTCGGGGCTGAAGATCGGGGAGTTGGAACTGCTGGCCACATATTTCCATGACGTGCTCACGCGCGTGCCTGACGGTACGGGGATGAAGCTGGCGGCGCGGCCCGGTCCTGGCGTGATCAGCGTGAAGGCGGCCGTGACGGAGGTTGAGGCAGGCAGCCCCGTGTCCAACGTCCTGACCTCCGTCATTCCCGTCGGCATCCTCCTTTCGGCTGGCAAACAGGCGGTCACGGGGCAGGGCATGGGTGTCGGCAAGTGCGCCGTGGAGATTCGCTTCGTAGACGCCGTGACGGGTGAGAACGTGGCCATGTTCGCCGATACGAAGGTCGGCAGGAAGTACGACTCCGCCGGGTTCACGAAGACCGGCCAGACCGAGGAAGCCATGAACGAATGGGCCGAACTGCTGCAGAAACGCATCGCCGTTGTCTGGGGGCAGGCCAGATAG
- a CDS encoding isoamylase early set domain-containing protein, whose product MNAKHRTDASNDELASGLRRLGAMDPGPDFAARVMDRIGAAAPLPGPKRRMARVIGWLTEPRTIRVSPLGGLAAAACLLLALGLFFTINPGTGSGRTPAGLSPVTFVLAAPSAREVAVIGSFNGWKTAGWTMRNDPATGLWTLTTALPPGSHEYVFLVDGTTPVTDAAAALSVDDGFGSRNSVLLVKNGDGAAL is encoded by the coding sequence ATGAATGCGAAACATCGCACCGATGCATCGAACGACGAACTCGCCTCCGGCCTGCGCCGCCTCGGCGCCATGGATCCGGGTCCGGATTTCGCGGCCCGCGTCATGGACCGCATCGGCGCCGCCGCGCCGCTGCCCGGCCCGAAGCGGCGGATGGCGCGGGTGATCGGCTGGCTCACGGAGCCGCGAACCATCCGCGTCTCGCCCCTCGGCGGCCTGGCCGCCGCGGCCTGCCTGCTGCTCGCCCTGGGACTGTTCTTCACCATCAATCCCGGGACCGGAAGCGGCCGTACACCGGCAGGCCTGTCGCCCGTCACCTTCGTCCTGGCCGCGCCCTCGGCGCGGGAAGTGGCCGTCATCGGCAGCTTCAACGGCTGGAAGACTGCGGGCTGGACCATGCGCAACGATCCGGCCACGGGCCTGTGGACCCTGACGACGGCCTTGCCGCCCGGCAGCCACGAATACGTCTTTCTCGTCGACGGGACCACGCCCGTGACCGACGCCGCGGCGGCCCTCAGCGTCGACGACGGCTTCGGCAGCCGCAACTCCGTCCTGCTGGTGAAAAACGGCGATGGCGCGGCGCTTTAG
- a CDS encoding phosphopantetheine-binding protein yields MTVTREELLDLFLDAGVEPDVVDGLDPSLALARQGVDSVDYPAILLAIADRFKVSISEKEACELKTLEDFEKRLNR; encoded by the coding sequence ATGACTGTCACCCGCGAAGAGTTGCTCGATCTTTTCCTGGACGCCGGCGTTGAGCCGGATGTCGTCGACGGGCTCGACCCCAGCCTGGCCCTGGCCAGGCAGGGCGTCGATTCCGTCGATTACCCGGCCATCCTGCTGGCCATCGCGGACCGGTTCAAGGTCAGCATCAGCGAAAAAGAGGCGTGCGAGCTGAAGACCCTCGAAGATTTCGAGAAGCGTCTGAACAGGTAG
- a CDS encoding RNA polymerase sigma factor codes for MDTPDTDRDDAMAVGRTLNGEREAFAVLVRRYQGPVYRLMLRFSRDEHEAGEMAQDAFVRAYERLASFDTRRRFFTWLYTLALNLARDRARRVVREPLYRQDLEKIQADPRHDPLASLEAARLLDALRGLAPKYAEALALRYIEDMPLDAVAKTLGLSMSGAKMRVHRALHMLRELYGKEGTP; via the coding sequence ATGGATACGCCGGATACCGACAGAGACGACGCGATGGCCGTGGGGCGCACCCTGAACGGCGAACGCGAGGCCTTCGCCGTCCTGGTCCGGCGGTATCAGGGACCGGTCTACCGTCTCATGCTGCGCTTCAGCCGGGACGAGCACGAAGCCGGCGAAATGGCCCAGGACGCCTTTGTCCGGGCCTACGAGCGGCTGGCCTCCTTCGACACGCGGCGGCGCTTCTTCACCTGGCTCTACACATTGGCCCTGAACCTGGCCCGCGACCGTGCGCGGCGGGTCGTGCGCGAACCCCTGTATCGGCAGGACCTGGAAAAGATCCAGGCCGACCCACGACACGACCCCTTGGCCAGCCTCGAAGCCGCCCGGCTCCTCGACGCCCTGCGGGGGCTGGCGCCCAAATACGCCGAGGCCCTGGCCCTGCGGTACATCGAGGACATGCCCCTGGACGCCGTGGCCAAAACCCTTGGGCTGTCCATGAGCGGCGCCAAGATGCGCGTGCACAGGGCCCTGCACATGCTGCGGGAACTCTACGGGAAGGAAGGAACACCATGA
- a CDS encoding MFS transporter: MPSCAHGAALFSYPFLSLCAVALFGFGNIAVFYGLYPYLISIGISPFWSGWILALEPLTALVLRPLISPRLGPGNALPVMCASLVMTALALLGYCLARDTASLVCLRIFHGAAFVALVSATTALLVHFIPPSASGRGFGIFSLTTMLPFAVMPPLMEFLLRFVPSAGQAYAWISLMTLPALALLIPLRPHARLAAEAAARMGRTGPGPGAVAMALKNRNVSLVLGASLLTFLSSTLLFFFMKDYGTSLGLANAGLFFTVSTGATIAVRVAGSGFFDRVDKRRTLVLTFCVLAGCYGAYALVRAPLPFLLAATVFGACMGVALPLLQSTLFVLAEPAHRGLNANLMLSTMDAGYFLGPYLGGMILAAGLPHAWLFRLSAAMALGAALLVHRSTAQDPPPHS; the protein is encoded by the coding sequence ATGCCTTCGTGTGCACATGGCGCAGCCCTCTTCTCGTACCCCTTTCTGTCCCTGTGCGCGGTGGCCCTGTTCGGCTTCGGCAATATCGCCGTGTTCTACGGCCTCTATCCCTACCTCATCTCCATCGGGATTTCGCCCTTCTGGTCCGGCTGGATTCTGGCCCTCGAACCTCTGACCGCCCTGGTCCTGCGTCCGCTCATCAGCCCCAGGCTCGGGCCCGGCAACGCCCTGCCGGTCATGTGCGCGAGTCTGGTCATGACCGCTCTGGCCCTGCTCGGCTACTGCCTGGCCAGGGACACGGCGTCCCTCGTCTGCCTGCGGATCTTTCACGGCGCGGCCTTCGTGGCCCTGGTCTCGGCGACCACGGCGCTGCTCGTGCACTTCATCCCGCCTTCCGCAAGCGGCCGGGGCTTCGGCATCTTTTCTTTGACCACCATGCTGCCCTTCGCCGTCATGCCCCCGCTCATGGAATTCCTGCTGCGCTTCGTGCCCAGCGCCGGCCAGGCCTACGCCTGGATCTCGCTCATGACCCTGCCGGCCCTGGCGCTGCTGATTCCGCTGCGCCCCCATGCCCGACTGGCGGCGGAAGCCGCCGCCCGGATGGGACGGACCGGGCCGGGGCCGGGAGCCGTCGCCATGGCCCTGAAAAACAGGAACGTGTCGCTGGTGCTCGGCGCGAGCCTGCTGACCTTTCTCAGCTCCACCCTCCTTTTCTTCTTCATGAAAGATTACGGGACGAGTCTGGGCCTGGCCAACGCGGGCCTTTTCTTCACCGTGTCGACAGGGGCGACCATCGCCGTGCGCGTCGCGGGCAGCGGATTTTTCGACCGGGTCGACAAGCGTCGGACCCTGGTGCTGACCTTCTGCGTCCTTGCCGGATGCTACGGCGCGTACGCCCTGGTCAGGGCTCCGCTGCCGTTCCTCCTCGCGGCAACCGTGTTCGGCGCCTGCATGGGCGTCGCCCTGCCGCTCCTGCAGTCGACCCTCTTCGTTCTGGCCGAACCGGCGCACAGGGGCCTGAACGCCAACCTGATGCTCTCCACCATGGACGCAGGCTATTTCCTGGGACCGTACCTCGGCGGCATGATCCTGGCCGCCGGCCTGCCCCACGCCTGGCTCTTCCGGCTCTCCGCGGCCATGGCCCTCGGCGCCGCCCTGCTCGTACACCGCAGCACGGCCCAGGACCCGCCGCCCCATTCCTGA
- a CDS encoding paraquat-inducible protein A — protein sequence MMNTAIDPSRRHETEQTPASDPRRGSSAPGVVACQTCDLLTRPSGAAGTTSLCPRCGAVVHRQKSNSIDRPLAFALSGLILFAIALTHPFLAMKSGGFVQETTLLTGIFELWKQHLYGLGALVLLTCALIPLAQLTGLLYILVHLRLNAAAPGSVAIFRAILHVNSWAMMEVFVIGILVALVKLAKMATIVPGAAVMALGLLTVVTTAAMATLDPPLVWARLDRRP from the coding sequence ATGATGAATACGGCAATCGACCCGTCGCGCCGTCACGAGACGGAACAGACACCGGCCTCGGACCCGCGCCGGGGCAGCAGCGCCCCTGGCGTGGTGGCCTGCCAGACCTGCGACCTGCTGACGCGGCCTTCGGGCGCGGCCGGCACGACCTCCCTCTGTCCGCGTTGCGGGGCGGTGGTGCACCGGCAAAAGAGCAACAGCATCGACCGGCCGCTGGCCTTCGCCCTGAGCGGGCTGATCCTTTTCGCCATCGCCCTGACGCACCCCTTCCTGGCCATGAAGAGCGGCGGATTCGTGCAGGAGACCACGCTGCTGACGGGCATCTTCGAGCTCTGGAAGCAGCACCTCTACGGCCTGGGCGCGCTCGTGCTCCTGACCTGCGCCCTCATACCCCTGGCCCAGCTCACGGGCCTTCTCTACATCCTTGTCCACCTGCGCCTGAACGCCGCGGCGCCGGGGAGCGTCGCCATTTTCCGGGCCATCCTGCACGTCAACTCGTGGGCCATGATGGAGGTCTTCGTCATCGGCATCCTGGTGGCCCTGGTCAAGCTCGCCAAGATGGCGACCATCGTGCCGGGGGCGGCGGTCATGGCCCTGGGCCTGCTGACCGTGGTCACCACGGCCGCCATGGCGACCCTCGACCCTCCGCTCGTCTGGGCGCGGCTGGACCGCCGCCCATGA
- a CDS encoding tetratricopeptide repeat protein — protein sequence MKNIIRTIIILLLPLTIGACATMDAAVRKVQGEYHAVQGQYYLNRGDFAAGRAAFAPRVAQWPDDPELNYFMARFELGGDKPEAALPFIQKAVKLAPANADYRFWEGVTWWALMKPDKERAAYEKALSIDPDHLSANLYLAHNMLDRGRNAEALKLYDKALSLNPDEPQAMFNRAVALERLKRDREMKLAMHRYLENYPDAPLARQGVRMLNEAGDFSWRNHVIGLRTIPLKAVEFRPGTATLTENGEASLRRIGEMLNDKADLNVHVVVYVKGDTALARDRALAVREYVRRQYPKVAPARLAPSWFGKPESIKTDTGTHSLAQSVNIFTKVQ from the coding sequence ATGAAAAACATCATCCGTACGATCATCATCCTGCTGCTGCCCCTGACCATCGGAGCCTGCGCCACCATGGACGCCGCAGTCCGCAAGGTCCAAGGGGAATACCATGCGGTGCAGGGGCAATACTACCTGAACAGGGGAGATTTCGCCGCCGGCCGGGCGGCCTTCGCCCCCAGGGTGGCCCAGTGGCCCGACGACCCTGAACTGAACTACTTCATGGCCCGCTTCGAGCTGGGCGGAGACAAACCCGAGGCGGCGCTGCCGTTCATCCAGAAGGCCGTGAAGCTGGCCCCGGCCAACGCCGACTACCGCTTCTGGGAAGGCGTGACCTGGTGGGCGCTGATGAAGCCGGACAAGGAAAGGGCCGCCTACGAAAAGGCCCTGTCCATCGACCCGGACCACCTCTCGGCGAACCTCTACCTGGCCCACAACATGCTCGACCGCGGCAGAAACGCCGAGGCGCTGAAACTCTACGACAAGGCCCTCTCCCTGAACCCGGACGAACCCCAAGCCATGTTCAACAGGGCAGTGGCCCTGGAGCGCCTGAAGCGGGACAGGGAGATGAAGCTGGCCATGCACCGCTACCTGGAGAACTACCCGGACGCCCCCCTTGCGCGGCAGGGCGTGCGCATGCTGAACGAAGCCGGCGACTTCTCGTGGCGCAACCACGTCATCGGGCTGCGCACCATCCCCCTGAAGGCCGTGGAGTTCAGGCCTGGAACGGCGACGCTGACCGAAAACGGCGAAGCATCGCTGAGGCGCATCGGCGAGATGCTGAACGACAAGGCGGACCTGAACGTCCACGTCGTCGTCTACGTCAAGGGCGACACGGCCCTGGCCAGGGACCGGGCCCTGGCCGTCAGGGAATATGTTCGCCGCCAGTACCCGAAAGTCGCCCCGGCGCGCCTCGCGCCGAGCTGGTTCGGCAAACCCGAGAGCATCAAAACGGACACCGGGACGCACAGCCTGGCCCAGTCCGTCAACATCTTCACCAAGGTTCAATGA